The proteins below come from a single Chryseobacterium nepalense genomic window:
- a CDS encoding rhomboid family intramembrane serine protease encodes MFNSIPPITRNIIIINVIVFILVGFIFPQFYVSLSAFYPFSPNFRSWQIITHMFMHGGYAHIIFNMLTLWSFGPVLEQVLGEKKYLILYFLSGLGAFFLFNLWNFYEVQQLTSALTDANINVSEIFMKADLSKFNFNPIPYTNNEDAYNLYIALTSPMVGASGAIFGVVAAFATLYPDAKIGIMFIPIPMKVKYLLPIIVIGSVWLGISGNVGGIAHFAHVGGALVGWILAKIWRKHLYRFN; translated from the coding sequence ATGTTTAATAGTATCCCTCCTATCACGAGAAATATCATCATCATCAATGTAATTGTATTTATTTTGGTTGGTTTTATATTCCCTCAATTTTACGTTTCCCTATCTGCATTTTATCCTTTTTCACCCAATTTCAGATCATGGCAGATTATTACGCATATGTTTATGCATGGAGGATATGCTCATATTATTTTCAACATGCTTACATTATGGAGTTTCGGACCTGTGCTGGAACAAGTTTTAGGAGAGAAAAAATATTTGATTTTATACTTTTTGAGTGGTTTAGGTGCTTTTTTCCTTTTTAATTTATGGAACTTTTATGAGGTTCAGCAACTTACTTCTGCCCTTACAGATGCCAATATCAATGTTTCGGAGATTTTTATGAAAGCAGACCTCAGTAAATTTAATTTTAATCCCATACCTTATACAAATAATGAAGATGCTTATAATCTTTATATTGCATTAACATCACCAATGGTAGGAGCTTCCGGAGCGATTTTCGGGGTTGTGGCAGCGTTTGCAACACTTTACCCTGATGCAAAAATCGGGATCATGTTTATTCCGATTCCTATGAAAGTTAAATATTTACTGCCAATTATTGTTATAGGCTCCGTATGGCTCGGAATTTCAGGTAATGTAGGAGGAATAGCTCATTTCGCCCACGTTGGCGGAGCATTAGTAGGATGGATTCTTGCAAAAATCTGGAGAAAACATCTATATCGATTCAATTAA